Proteins found in one Maridesulfovibrio sp. genomic segment:
- a CDS encoding UDP-glucose/GDP-mannose dehydrogenase family protein, whose translation MNICIVGTGYVGLVSAACFAEMGNHVWCVDVNPDVVETLKQGKIHIFEPGLDVLVKRNYEDKRLFFTTDLKEGLENANFIFICVGTPCGSDGSCDLSYVETVASQIGQNISEPKIVVDKSTVPVGTADKVRSIIKEELEKRGLDIDFDVASNPEFLKEGDAVSDFMKPDRVVVGTEREDTRKAFETLYAPYARSREKLIFMGTRSAEMTKYAANCMLATKISFINEMSGICEKVGANVREVRLGIGSDHRIGYYFIYPGVGYGGSCFPKDVKALINTAKEVGAQPELIEAVDSVNNRQKKMLSRKILDYFEPQGGVKGKTLAIWGLAFKANTDDMRESSALSIIEELTSAGMRIKAFDPVAHTKAAEILRDNDLVEIVHSQYDVLEDADALAVVTDWNQFRNPDFKQVKDLLKAPLIFDGRNLYEPEYLGSCGFAYFCVGRRPVGIEG comes from the coding sequence ATGAACATTTGTATTGTAGGGACCGGATATGTAGGTCTGGTCAGTGCGGCGTGTTTCGCTGAAATGGGAAACCATGTCTGGTGCGTGGATGTTAACCCCGATGTTGTTGAAACCCTCAAACAGGGTAAAATACATATTTTCGAGCCGGGCCTTGATGTCCTTGTCAAACGTAACTACGAAGATAAAAGACTTTTCTTTACCACTGACCTTAAAGAAGGGCTGGAAAACGCAAATTTTATTTTCATTTGCGTGGGTACACCATGTGGCTCTGACGGTAGCTGTGACCTTAGCTACGTTGAAACTGTAGCCAGCCAGATCGGGCAAAATATATCTGAACCTAAAATCGTGGTTGATAAATCCACCGTGCCCGTAGGAACTGCGGACAAAGTCCGGTCTATTATCAAGGAAGAGCTGGAAAAACGTGGACTGGATATTGATTTCGACGTGGCTTCCAATCCTGAATTCCTTAAAGAAGGGGATGCGGTCAGCGATTTCATGAAGCCCGACCGGGTTGTGGTAGGTACTGAAAGAGAAGATACCCGCAAGGCATTTGAAACTCTTTACGCACCTTATGCACGTAGCCGTGAAAAACTTATTTTTATGGGCACCAGAAGTGCGGAAATGACCAAATATGCCGCGAACTGCATGCTGGCAACTAAAATTTCTTTTATCAACGAAATGTCCGGCATCTGCGAAAAAGTTGGGGCCAATGTACGTGAAGTACGTCTCGGAATAGGTTCCGACCACCGCATCGGCTACTATTTTATATATCCCGGCGTAGGTTACGGTGGATCATGCTTCCCCAAAGATGTGAAAGCCTTGATCAACACAGCCAAAGAAGTAGGGGCACAGCCCGAGCTCATTGAGGCTGTTGATTCCGTCAACAACCGCCAGAAAAAAATGCTTTCCCGAAAAATTCTGGACTATTTTGAACCTCAGGGTGGAGTAAAGGGAAAAACCCTTGCAATATGGGGGCTTGCCTTTAAAGCCAATACTGACGACATGCGTGAATCCTCAGCTCTTTCTATTATTGAAGAACTTACTTCCGCAGGTATGAGAATCAAGGCCTTTGATCCGGTCGCCCACACAAAAGCGGCGGAAATCCTTCGTGATAATGATCTGGTGGAGATTGTCCACAGCCAGTATGACGTCCTTGAAGATGCCGACGCCCTTGCTGTTGTTACCGACTGGAACCAGTTCCGTAATCCTGATTTTAAACAGGTAAAGGATTTGCTCAAAGCTCCGCTCATTTTTGACGGTAGAAATCTTTATGAGCCTGAATATCTCGGAAGTTGCGGATTTGCATACTTCTGTGTTGGCCGCCGGCCGGTAGGGATCGAAGGCTAG
- a CDS encoding CBS domain-containing protein produces the protein MLKAKDIMTSGALTLKPETDVATAAQLMLEKHLNGLPVVDQDGKLIGVLCQSDLVAQQKSISMPSLFTILDGFISFSSNEELEKEVNKIVATKVEHAMTPNPVTIEPDTSIEKVADLMVEKKFYTLPVIEDGKLIGVVGKEDVLKVLAK, from the coding sequence ATGCTGAAAGCAAAGGACATCATGACTTCCGGTGCTCTGACCCTCAAACCTGAGACTGATGTTGCAACTGCAGCCCAACTCATGCTTGAAAAACATTTAAACGGTCTTCCTGTTGTTGATCAGGATGGAAAATTGATAGGCGTTCTTTGCCAGAGTGATCTTGTCGCTCAGCAGAAAAGTATTTCAATGCCTTCCCTGTTCACTATTCTGGATGGTTTTATTTCTTTTTCCTCCAATGAGGAGCTTGAAAAAGAAGTGAACAAGATCGTAGCTACAAAAGTGGAGCATGCAATGACTCCAAACCCTGTAACCATTGAACCTGACACAAGTATCGAAAAAGTTGCCGATCTTATGGTAGAGAAAAAATTCTATACCCTGCCTGTAATTGAAGACGGCAAGCTGATCGGTGTTGTCGGTAAAGAAGACGTCTTAAAGGTTTTAGCTAAGTAA
- a CDS encoding chemotaxis protein CheW, with translation MEEGKKATLDAELIQLVTFSIGEEEFGVDILKVQEIIRTMEITKVPRAPQFVEGVINLRGKVIPIIDLRSKFGLQFREHDQHTRIIVIEINDMIVGFVVDSVSEVLRIPASTVEPPPPVVSGLESEYINGVGKLEDRLLILLDLNRLLSGEEQEQLAQV, from the coding sequence ATGGAAGAAGGTAAGAAAGCTACGCTTGATGCGGAACTGATCCAGTTGGTTACCTTCAGTATCGGCGAAGAAGAATTCGGTGTGGATATTCTCAAGGTTCAGGAGATCATCCGAACCATGGAAATTACCAAAGTTCCCAGAGCGCCGCAGTTCGTTGAGGGAGTAATCAACCTTCGCGGAAAGGTTATTCCTATTATTGATCTCAGAAGTAAGTTCGGTCTGCAATTTCGTGAGCATGACCAACATACAAGAATAATCGTAATCGAGATTAATGATATGATTGTAGGTTTTGTGGTGGATTCTGTTTCCGAGGTCCTGCGAATTCCAGCATCTACGGTTGAACCGCCGCCGCCCGTTGTATCAGGCCTTGAGTCAGAATACATAAACGGAGTCGGTAAACTTGAAGATAGACTTCTTATTCTACTCGACCTGAACAGGCTTCTGTCCGGTGAGGAACAGGAACAATTGGCACAGGTTTAA
- a CDS encoding SurA N-terminal domain-containing protein, which translates to MKKILLTVLLACFILSGCQNKNEEPGVVARVNGKPIYLTQLEYKYDLSHEGNGEFVPSVAQVREEYGQILGDLIVQELVSQELEQRNIPVSAKELKDAENEVRSDYPDDSFEQILIEEYIDINQWRSQLKYQLVMNKFYHDVLRPEIKIDYKVAENYYRTHLSDFYMPAGFRFVMVKGLSKDLVLKGVKLYREGFSPAEISAKLREVSVREIWIRSGQIPAGWKALVDPLEVGEATSVITQKNEFLCLILKESKKATLLTPLQAYPAVEKVLLEKMLEEKFEAWLKDKIATSEIKISKELLPEKENNDHKNSPIEAAKAQ; encoded by the coding sequence ATGAAAAAAATACTTCTCACCGTACTATTGGCCTGTTTTATACTTTCAGGCTGCCAAAATAAAAATGAAGAGCCGGGAGTTGTTGCACGGGTAAACGGTAAACCGATTTACCTGACCCAGTTGGAATACAAATATGACCTCAGCCACGAAGGAAACGGAGAATTTGTCCCTTCCGTTGCACAGGTTCGTGAAGAATACGGCCAGATACTCGGAGACCTGATTGTTCAGGAATTGGTTTCACAGGAACTGGAGCAAAGAAACATTCCTGTTTCCGCTAAAGAGTTAAAGGATGCTGAAAACGAAGTCCGTTCTGATTATCCGGATGATTCTTTTGAACAGATTCTCATTGAAGAATATATCGATATTAATCAATGGCGGTCACAGCTGAAATATCAGTTGGTAATGAATAAATTTTATCATGATGTTCTGCGCCCCGAAATCAAGATTGATTACAAAGTCGCCGAGAATTATTACCGGACCCATCTTTCTGATTTTTACATGCCCGCCGGATTCCGGTTTGTTATGGTTAAAGGGTTAAGCAAAGATCTGGTGCTAAAGGGAGTAAAGCTATACCGTGAAGGCTTTTCCCCGGCTGAAATATCTGCAAAACTACGTGAAGTTTCAGTTCGGGAAATATGGATCAGAAGCGGACAGATTCCCGCCGGCTGGAAAGCTCTTGTAGACCCGCTTGAAGTCGGTGAAGCCACTTCCGTAATAACTCAGAAAAATGAATTTTTATGCCTGATTCTTAAAGAAAGTAAAAAAGCTACGTTACTTACTCCTCTCCAAGCTTATCCCGCAGTGGAAAAAGTGCTGCTGGAAAAAATGCTGGAAGAAAAATTTGAGGCATGGCTGAAGGACAAAATTGCGACTTCAGAAATAAAAATCAGTAAAGAACTGCTACCGGAAAAAGAAAATAACGATCATAAAAATAGCCCCATTGAAGCAGCAAAAGCTCAATAG
- a CDS encoding pyridoxine 5'-phosphate synthase encodes MPLLSVNVDHVATLRQARLGIEPDPITAAAMCELAGAAGIIMHLREDRRHVQDRDIDLISKTIQTDFHFEMAATDEMQRIALDIVPATVCLVPEKREELTTEGGLNCIGQEKRLIEYLAPLHEKEVGSSLFIDADPDQIKAAKAIGAEYIEIHTGHFADATGRAERKNELSRIIDGIKMAQDLGLKVNLGHGLNYVNILDFADVPGICEYSIGHSIMARAIYVGIDRAVRDMVEIVRNFVD; translated from the coding sequence ATGCCTTTATTAAGCGTCAATGTCGATCATGTGGCCACACTGAGGCAGGCCCGTCTTGGAATTGAGCCGGACCCGATCACTGCCGCCGCAATGTGCGAACTGGCAGGAGCCGCCGGAATCATTATGCATCTTCGCGAAGATCGCCGGCACGTTCAGGACAGGGATATCGACCTGATCAGTAAAACAATCCAGACCGATTTTCATTTTGAAATGGCCGCAACCGACGAAATGCAGCGCATTGCCCTTGATATTGTCCCTGCCACGGTCTGCCTTGTACCTGAAAAACGTGAAGAGCTTACCACTGAGGGCGGCCTGAACTGCATCGGTCAGGAAAAAAGACTGATTGAATATTTAGCCCCCCTGCACGAAAAAGAAGTTGGTTCCAGTCTTTTTATAGATGCCGACCCGGACCAGATCAAAGCCGCTAAAGCTATCGGCGCTGAATACATCGAAATCCACACCGGTCATTTTGCTGATGCAACCGGACGGGCAGAACGTAAAAACGAACTCTCCCGCATCATCGACGGCATCAAAATGGCTCAGGATCTCGGCCTGAAGGTTAATCTCGGGCACGGCCTGAATTATGTAAATATTCTCGATTTCGCGGATGTTCCCGGAATTTGTGAGTATTCTATTGGCCATTCCATCATGGCCCGTGCCATCTACGTTGGTATTGATCGCGCTGTCCGCGATATGGTTGAAATAGTTAGAAACTTTGTTGACTAA
- a CDS encoding SurA N-terminal domain-containing protein has translation MKRIIASILICTTICFASIANAEEKVVDGIVAVVNGEIVTMYELNRKLAPIMKQFDGKELSAVEMEQLKKVRKQILDRLINEMIIDQESKRLKIEVSDQDIANEIKSIKENSNLNDEEFERQLALQKTTLSKFKEKIGKDIRKHRLLSYKVKNKVVVTDDEIKAAWNSTQSDQGEVAKSVHLKLILFPATTSAEDVREQIVDGKISFEDAADKYTTGPGMGSGGDLGVLEWGDLAQTWHEALEGLKPGGISKVFDVQKSKALLKLDSYAHAEQSSFEDSKEEIYNRLYRQKQNEVFEDFIKKLREKAVIEIK, from the coding sequence TTGAAGCGCATTATTGCCAGTATTCTGATCTGTACTACCATTTGCTTCGCCTCGATTGCCAATGCAGAAGAAAAGGTTGTTGATGGTATTGTTGCCGTTGTGAACGGTGAAATTGTTACTATGTACGAACTTAATAGAAAGCTGGCCCCTATCATGAAGCAGTTTGACGGAAAAGAACTGTCAGCAGTTGAAATGGAACAGCTTAAAAAGGTCCGCAAGCAGATACTTGACCGTCTGATTAATGAAATGATAATTGATCAGGAAAGCAAAAGACTCAAAATTGAAGTTTCGGATCAAGACATTGCAAACGAAATTAAATCCATCAAAGAAAACAGCAATCTGAATGATGAAGAATTTGAACGTCAGCTTGCTCTCCAAAAGACCACTCTTAGCAAATTTAAAGAAAAAATCGGAAAAGATATCCGCAAACACCGTTTACTTTCCTACAAAGTAAAGAACAAAGTTGTAGTTACAGACGATGAGATCAAGGCAGCATGGAACAGTACTCAGTCAGATCAGGGTGAGGTTGCTAAAAGTGTTCACCTGAAACTTATCCTTTTTCCGGCAACTACATCAGCGGAAGATGTCCGCGAACAGATTGTTGACGGTAAAATCAGCTTTGAAGATGCTGCGGATAAATACACAACCGGTCCCGGAATGGGCAGCGGCGGCGATCTTGGAGTCCTTGAATGGGGAGATCTTGCCCAGACCTGGCACGAAGCACTTGAAGGCCTCAAACCCGGTGGAATAAGTAAAGTTTTTGATGTACAGAAATCCAAGGCGCTGCTCAAACTGGATTCATATGCCCATGCTGAGCAGTCTTCCTTTGAAGATAGTAAAGAGGAAATTTATAATCGCCTGTATCGTCAAAAACAAAACGAAGTATTTGAAGATTTTATTAAAAAGCTTAGGGAAAAAGCTGTTATTGAGATTAAATAA
- a CDS encoding holo-[acyl-carrier-protein] synthase, with the protein MIIGLGIDITELDRIERSLKKFGERFAQKILTSKEMELMPEKNPVPYVAARFAAKEAAVKALGTGFSIGITFHTIEITRMDSGAPLLSFLGKALERSQEMGVQGIHLSITHGRDTAAAVVVLEK; encoded by the coding sequence ATGATCATCGGACTTGGCATAGATATAACCGAACTTGACCGTATAGAGCGTTCACTAAAAAAATTTGGTGAACGCTTTGCACAGAAGATTCTTACATCTAAAGAAATGGAACTTATGCCGGAAAAGAATCCCGTTCCATATGTTGCCGCACGTTTTGCCGCCAAAGAAGCCGCGGTAAAGGCTCTCGGGACAGGATTTTCCATCGGGATAACATTTCACACAATAGAAATCACCCGCATGGATTCCGGCGCACCGTTACTTAGCTTTTTAGGTAAAGCTCTTGAGCGCAGCCAAGAAATGGGTGTACAAGGAATTCACCTCTCGATCACTCATGGTCGAGATACCGCAGCAGCGGTGGTTGTGCTCGAAAAATAA
- the mfd gene encoding transcription-repair coupling factor, which produces MSLPSQLSAFSSGSGKNIRIFKSGHGTQAFTAHTLHSGGESVVLVAPGAREYSELKALLTLFSRNDLENKGKVFPAWERDWVFLPPYLSKNPAASDWAERWSALHALTRGGKQSVLMTADNLLPKWPSPEILENNYIVFSKGEEMAPEMLMEQAVTWGYTRTKLVSGYGEMSMRGDILDIYAPGYDLPVRLEFFGDILEEIRLFDPASQRSKADLDEVTLLPVAPAMLSDNNVNEADAFWAQLKKTGEISSEGYTRMVEKAGNADGMIWPGLFYPEAVDLKAFFPKKSVYVLSSASNLRSKLQDQEHGWKTFLQDKAAHNGCKWPMHVVCWNEEKARATWRDERQIVFEDLVIGRERDGIDLSERSITAFSDLFWKPEQVKRPWAALVTALKEWKSERFQTVLSFRTERSRKKFLSLIEPEQLTISTEYSPLNKGLYALVSPLRQGMELEWNQTVILGEDVIQPQAVKGTRSRDKAFEGMTSYEDLLLDDLLVHRDYGLSRFGGLHHMNIGDVANDYLLLFFDSEDKLYVPVDRLNLVQKFKGPEGTCPVLDKLGGARWAKTREKARKAIEKIAGELVEMYAYRKIAKGYAYGPLDEMYWEFESTFGFEETPDQEKAIQDVFRDMESPEPMDRLVCGDVGFGKTEVALRAAFRAVLDGKQVVLLCPTTVLAEQHYQTFVQRMEGFPVSVGMLSRFVTKTSQKRVLEQMASGELDILIGTHRVLSKDVEAPNLGLLILDEEQRFGVRHKERIKEMRKNIDALTLTATPIPRTLQLSLSGVRSLSTIETPPVDRKPVETALIEREEAILASVVARELERGGQIFWVHNRVQGLERVVEFVKKLAPDAKIGMAHGQMTEKNLEETIHKFWHKELDILVATAIIESGLDFPNANTLIVDQAQMFGLGQLYQLRGRVGRSTRQAYAYFVVSSLDSLSEKAKRRMQIILQLDYLGAGFKVAMEDLRLRGAGNILGEVQSGQMAKVGLDLFLEMLDEEVRRIKGDDSRTVSDPEMNFVFKAHLPEEFVPDARERLRYYRALSSAESEAGIEELAAEIKDRFGHFPEEVENFIAVLYLKRTLAKLGVVRADLFPTRVILTWQENNNPIDPAKLISWIGEQGDKAKIKPPAALEIRLDQNVSISQGLDSICKKLEPLL; this is translated from the coding sequence TTGTCCTTACCTTCCCAGCTTTCCGCTTTTTCATCTGGAAGCGGTAAAAACATACGTATTTTCAAAAGCGGTCATGGAACGCAGGCTTTTACCGCCCACACCCTTCATTCAGGGGGAGAATCGGTAGTGCTTGTGGCACCGGGGGCGCGCGAATATTCAGAATTGAAAGCCCTGCTGACCCTTTTCAGTCGCAACGATCTTGAAAATAAGGGTAAAGTCTTCCCGGCTTGGGAAAGGGACTGGGTTTTTCTACCTCCGTATTTGAGCAAAAATCCAGCTGCGTCCGATTGGGCTGAACGCTGGTCCGCGCTGCATGCCCTGACCCGCGGGGGAAAGCAGTCAGTGCTGATGACCGCCGACAATCTGCTCCCCAAATGGCCATCCCCGGAAATTCTGGAGAACAACTACATTGTTTTTTCCAAGGGCGAGGAGATGGCCCCGGAAATGCTCATGGAGCAAGCCGTGACCTGGGGATACACAAGGACGAAACTTGTTTCCGGGTATGGAGAAATGTCCATGCGCGGAGATATTCTTGATATCTATGCTCCCGGATACGATCTTCCCGTACGACTTGAATTTTTCGGTGATATCCTTGAGGAAATCCGCCTTTTCGATCCTGCTTCCCAACGCTCCAAAGCTGATCTGGATGAAGTTACTCTGCTGCCTGTAGCTCCGGCTATGCTTTCGGATAATAATGTGAATGAAGCAGATGCGTTCTGGGCCCAGCTAAAAAAAACCGGTGAAATTTCCTCGGAAGGGTATACACGGATGGTTGAAAAGGCCGGAAATGCCGACGGTATGATCTGGCCGGGATTATTTTATCCTGAAGCAGTTGATCTTAAAGCTTTCTTTCCTAAAAAATCGGTCTATGTGCTTTCGTCCGCCTCTAATCTGCGGTCCAAATTACAGGATCAGGAACACGGCTGGAAAACTTTTTTGCAGGATAAGGCAGCACATAACGGCTGTAAATGGCCCATGCATGTGGTTTGTTGGAATGAGGAGAAGGCACGTGCAACATGGCGCGACGAAAGACAGATTGTTTTTGAAGACCTTGTTATCGGCAGGGAAAGAGACGGGATCGATCTCTCAGAACGCTCTATTACCGCCTTCAGCGACCTATTCTGGAAACCGGAACAGGTCAAGCGTCCTTGGGCGGCTCTTGTAACAGCTCTTAAAGAATGGAAAAGTGAACGGTTTCAGACTGTGCTCAGCTTCCGTACAGAACGTTCACGCAAGAAATTTCTTTCGCTCATCGAACCGGAACAATTAACGATATCTACTGAATATTCTCCTTTGAACAAAGGGCTTTACGCACTTGTTTCACCATTGCGCCAAGGAATGGAACTAGAATGGAACCAGACCGTTATCCTGGGAGAGGATGTAATCCAGCCGCAAGCCGTAAAGGGAACCCGCAGCAGGGATAAAGCCTTCGAGGGGATGACCAGTTACGAAGACCTGCTCCTTGATGACCTGCTGGTGCATCGCGATTATGGATTGTCCCGATTCGGCGGATTGCATCATATGAATATAGGAGATGTTGCAAACGATTATCTGCTGCTTTTTTTCGATTCCGAAGACAAGCTTTACGTACCGGTCGACCGGTTGAATCTGGTCCAGAAATTTAAAGGACCTGAGGGTACCTGCCCGGTTTTGGACAAACTCGGCGGGGCACGCTGGGCCAAGACCCGTGAAAAGGCCCGTAAAGCAATTGAAAAAATCGCCGGCGAACTGGTGGAAATGTACGCCTACCGCAAAATTGCAAAAGGCTACGCCTACGGTCCGCTTGATGAGATGTATTGGGAATTTGAATCCACCTTCGGTTTTGAAGAAACCCCTGATCAGGAAAAGGCTATTCAGGATGTTTTCCGCGATATGGAAAGCCCGGAACCTATGGACCGTCTGGTCTGCGGAGATGTTGGATTCGGAAAGACCGAAGTAGCTCTGCGAGCCGCGTTCAGAGCCGTTCTGGATGGCAAGCAGGTGGTCCTGCTCTGCCCGACAACGGTGCTTGCGGAACAGCATTATCAAACTTTTGTACAGCGCATGGAAGGTTTTCCGGTCAGCGTAGGAATGCTCAGCCGTTTTGTGACTAAAACCAGCCAGAAAAGGGTATTAGAGCAAATGGCTTCCGGTGAACTTGATATTCTCATCGGAACCCACCGGGTGCTTTCCAAGGATGTGGAAGCCCCCAATCTCGGCCTGCTTATTCTTGATGAAGAGCAGCGTTTCGGTGTTCGCCATAAGGAACGTATCAAGGAGATGCGTAAAAATATTGATGCATTAACGCTGACGGCAACTCCCATTCCACGCACGCTGCAACTTTCACTTTCCGGAGTGCGCAGCCTGAGTACCATCGAGACCCCGCCGGTTGACCGTAAGCCGGTGGAGACTGCGCTTATCGAACGGGAAGAAGCCATACTCGCATCTGTCGTCGCCCGTGAACTTGAACGCGGGGGCCAGATATTTTGGGTTCATAACCGCGTGCAGGGACTCGAGCGGGTGGTTGAATTCGTAAAAAAACTCGCTCCCGATGCCAAAATCGGAATGGCTCACGGCCAAATGACCGAAAAAAATCTCGAAGAGACCATTCATAAATTCTGGCACAAGGAACTGGATATTCTGGTGGCCACCGCAATTATTGAATCCGGTTTGGATTTTCCCAACGCCAATACCCTGATTGTTGATCAGGCTCAGATGTTCGGTCTTGGACAGCTTTACCAGCTGCGTGGCAGGGTAGGCCGCAGCACCCGTCAGGCATATGCATATTTTGTGGTTTCATCGCTTGATTCCCTTTCCGAAAAAGCCAAACGCAGGATGCAGATTATCCTGCAGCTGGATTATCTCGGCGCCGGATTCAAAGTCGCCATGGAAGATTTGCGTTTACGCGGAGCTGGTAATATCCTCGGTGAGGTTCAGTCCGGGCAGATGGCTAAAGTTGGCCTTGATCTATTCCTTGAAATGCTGGACGAAGAAGTGAGGAGGATCAAGGGCGACGACTCAAGAACAGTCAGTGATCCTGAGATGAACTTTGTCTTCAAAGCTCATCTTCCGGAAGAATTCGTACCCGATGCGAGGGAAAGACTGCGTTATTATCGCGCTCTGTCATCTGCTGAGAGCGAAGCCGGGATTGAAGAATTGGCAGCAGAAATCAAGGACCGTTTCGGACATTTTCCGGAAGAGGTTGAAAACTTTATTGCTGTCTTATATCTCAAAAGGACTCTGGCCAAGCTTGGGGTAGTCCGCGCTGACCTGTTCCCGACAAGGGTTATCCTGACCTGGCAGGAAAACAATAATCCGATAGATCCGGCAAAGCTTATTTCATGGATAGGAGAGCAGGGGGATAAAGCAAAAATAAAGCCGCCGGCAGCTCTTGAAATCCGCCTTGACCAGAATGTATCTATTTCTCAAGGACTTGATTCTATTTGTAAAAAACTTGAACCGCTACTTTAA
- a CDS encoding NAD(P)H-hydrate dehydratase, with protein MFSPLPTPAEMSNWDKVTINEIGIKGEILMENAGREAVFALLKGYGYVAGKKILIIAGSGNNGGDGFVMGRILADMGAEVLILHTSPKSSYKGDAAYMLKVAVRLGVNVKFFRATEKIMLPESDIIIDALLGTGFSGELRPFAQSIVEAVNLAKSSFIFAVDIPSGLNGLTGLPQPVAVKAHMTVTFEEAKIGLALPQADAYTGCLVVTHIGIPNEVKYKYPATHRLITDQALDYIPTPSPTMHKGSSGHILLVGASKGLTGALHLAGISALRAGAGLVTMACPDGIASEVKGGRPELMTKGLGSGDQWNDQMIAELLPELEKYDALVIGPGLGRDKGALDLVSAIVKSNHPPAVYDADALYALAERPELIEIISDNSILTPHPGEMARMIASTIPEVEADRIGTALKFSEKSRTLLVLKGAGTIIAAPDGQIAVSPISAPNLAAAGSGDILAGVCGALLSRGIHPMQSACIGVYWHGLAGQHLAEKFPYRGNIATEIAEALPQVLKEELC; from the coding sequence ATGTTCTCTCCTCTTCCTACTCCCGCAGAAATGTCCAATTGGGACAAGGTCACCATCAATGAAATCGGAATCAAAGGCGAAATCCTTATGGAGAACGCCGGACGTGAGGCTGTTTTCGCCCTTCTTAAAGGCTATGGATATGTGGCCGGTAAAAAAATTCTGATTATTGCCGGATCAGGTAATAACGGCGGTGACGGTTTTGTTATGGGCCGGATTCTCGCCGATATGGGAGCGGAAGTTCTTATCCTGCATACATCGCCCAAGAGCAGTTACAAGGGTGACGCAGCCTATATGCTCAAAGTCGCCGTGCGGCTGGGCGTAAATGTTAAGTTTTTCCGGGCTACGGAAAAGATTATGCTGCCGGAATCGGATATCATTATTGATGCCCTGCTCGGTACCGGATTTTCAGGTGAATTGAGACCTTTTGCCCAGTCGATAGTTGAGGCAGTGAACCTAGCAAAGAGCAGCTTCATTTTCGCGGTGGATATCCCTTCTGGTCTGAACGGGTTAACCGGTCTTCCGCAGCCTGTCGCTGTAAAGGCGCACATGACGGTCACTTTTGAAGAAGCCAAAATCGGCCTTGCATTGCCTCAGGCAGACGCATACACTGGCTGCTTAGTGGTCACTCACATTGGCATTCCCAATGAAGTTAAATACAAATATCCGGCCACGCACCGGTTGATCACAGATCAGGCGCTCGATTATATCCCGACACCTTCACCGACAATGCATAAAGGCAGTTCCGGTCATATATTGCTGGTGGGCGCTTCAAAGGGTCTTACCGGAGCGTTGCATCTGGCGGGAATTTCTGCCCTGCGTGCCGGAGCCGGTCTGGTAACAATGGCCTGTCCTGACGGAATTGCTTCTGAAGTGAAAGGAGGCAGGCCGGAATTGATGACAAAAGGTCTTGGTAGCGGTGATCAATGGAATGATCAGATGATCGCGGAACTGCTGCCGGAACTTGAAAAATATGACGCGTTGGTTATCGGACCGGGACTGGGACGTGACAAAGGCGCTCTGGATCTGGTTTCGGCCATTGTAAAAAGCAATCATCCCCCTGCTGTCTACGATGCTGATGCCCTTTACGCTTTAGCCGAACGCCCCGAACTTATTGAAATAATATCTGATAATTCGATACTTACACCTCACCCCGGGGAAATGGCTAGAATGATCGCAAGCACTATTCCCGAAGTGGAAGCAGATCGCATCGGCACTGCCCTTAAATTTTCCGAAAAGAGCAGAACCCTGCTGGTTCTTAAAGGTGCCGGAACTATTATAGCTGCGCCTGACGGCCAGATCGCGGTATCCCCTATTTCCGCCCCCAACCTTGCCGCTGCGGGGTCCGGGGATATTCTTGCCGGGGTGTGCGGAGCTTTACTGTCTAGGGGAATTCATCCTATGCAAAGCGCTTGTATAGGGGTATACTGGCATGGACTGGCAGGACAGCATCTGGCTGAAAAATTTCCGTATCGTGGAAATATCGCAACTGAAATAGCGGAAGCGCTCCCTCAAGTGCTCAAGGAGGAATTATGCTGA